Proteins co-encoded in one Taeniopygia guttata chromosome 4, bTaeGut7.mat, whole genome shotgun sequence genomic window:
- the LOC100232395 gene encoding toll-like receptor 1 has protein sequence MTQNTSFLRNVFLYKCLFALTFWSYISLSVEDELFTSVSNNFPEDDSNQKIKSLPLLYTNSNQSKADFDWVVIQNTTESLSLSEITNDNVKKLIALLSNFTQGSRLQNLTLTNVSVDWNALMEIFQTVWHSSIQYFNTNNVTQLSDIESYDFDYSGTSMKALTMKKIIITDMYFTQDDLYKIFADMNIEHMTIADSEMIHMLCPSSRSPFRYLNFLKNDLTDFLFQNCDNLLQLEILILQKNKFESLRKVSFMTSRMKSLKYLDMSNNLLRHDGADVQCQWAESLTELDLSSNQLADVVFECLPVNVKKLSLQNNQISNVPSGVAELKSLEELNLASNRLADLPGCSGFTSLQFLNVEMNSILTPSADFFKSCPKVRELQAGHNPFKCSCELQAFIRLERRSGGKLFGWPVAYVCEYPEGLRGTELKDFHLSLLACNTTLLLVTALLLTLLLVAVVAFLCIYLDVPWYVRMTWQWTQTKRRARHNPPGDQGAVLQFHAFISYSERDSLWVKNELIPNLEKGEGCIQLCQHERNFVPGKSIVENIINCIEKSYKSIFVLSPNFVQSEWCHYELYFAHHKLFSENSNSLILILLEPIPPYLIPARYHKLKALMAKRTYMEWPKERSKRALFWANLRAAININLPKADENLSEETD, from the coding sequence ATGACACAAAATACAAGCTTTTTAAGAAACGTTTTTCTTTACAAGTGTCTGTTTGCATTAACTTTTTGGAGCTACATCAGCCTGTCTGTAGAAGATGAACTCTTTACATCTGTTTCTAACAATTTTCCAGAAGATGATTCTAACCAAAAAATCAAGAGCCTGCCACTCCTGTATACAAACAGTAATCAGTCCAAAGCTGATTTTGATTGGGTTGTGATACAAAATACTACAGAAAGTCTGTCATTGTCAGAAATCACAAATGACAATGTAAAAAAATTGATAGCTTTATTATCTAATTTCACACAAGGATCCAGGTTACAAAATCTGACACTGACAAATGTGTCAGTGGATTGGAATGCTCTTATGGAAATTTTTCAGACTGTATGGCACTCATCCATTCAATACTTCAATACTAACAATGTAACACAGCTGTCAGACATTGAAAGTTATGACTTTGACTATTCAGGTACTTCTATGAAAGCACTgacaatgaagaaaattataatcACAGACATGTACTTCACACAGGATGACCTatacaaaatatttgcagaCATGAATATTGAACACATGACAATAGCTGATTCAGAGATGATTCATATGCTTTGTCCTTCATCTAGGAGTCCCTTTAGATAcctaaattttttaaagaatgatttaacagattttctttttcaaaactgTGACAACCTACTTCAGCTGGAGATATTAATCTTGCAGAAGAATAAATTTGAGAGCCTTCGCAAAGTAAGTTTCATGACCAGCCGTATGAAATCACTGAAATACCTGGACATGAGCAACAACCTGCTGCGCCACGATGGAGCTGACGTGCAGTGCCAGTGGGCTGAGTCTCTGACAGAGCTGGACCTGTCCTCCAATCAGTTGGCGGATGTTGTGTTTGAGTGCTTGCCAGTCAACGTCAAAAAACTCAGCCTACAAAACAATCAGATCAGCAATGTCCCCAGTGGGGTGGCAGAGCTGAAATCCTTGGAAGAGCTGAACCTGGCATCGAACAGGCTGGCCGACCTGCCGGGGTGCAGTGGCTTTACgtccctgcagttcctgaacGTAGAGATGAATTCGATCCTCACCCCATCTGCTGACTTCTTCAAGAGCTGCCCAAAGGTCAGGGAGTTGCAGGCCGGGCACAACCCGTTCAAGTGTTCCTGTGAACTGCAAGCCTTTATCCGCCTGGAGAGGCGGTCGGGGGGGAAGCTGTTTGGCTGGCCGGTGGCCTACGTGTGCGAGTACCCCGAAGGCTTGCGAGGAACAGAGCTCAAGGACTTCCACCTGAGCCTGCTGGCCTGCAACACGACGCTCCTGCTtgtgacagctctgctgctgacgctgctgctggtggctgtggtGGCCTTTCTGTGCATCTACCTGGATGTGCCGTGGTACGTGCGGATGACGTGGCAGTGGACGCAGACGAAGCGCAGAGCTCGGCACAACCCTCCTGGGGATCAGGGGGCCGTTCTGCAATTCCACGCATTCATTTCCTACAGCGAGCGCGATTCGCTGTGGGTGAAGAACGAGCTGATCCCGAACCTGGAGAAGGGGGAGGGCTGCATACAACTGTGCCAGCACGAGAGAAACTTTGTCCCCGGCAAGAGCATTGTGGAGAACATCATTAACTGCATTGAGAAGAGCTACAAGTCGATCTTTGTGTTGTCTCCCAACTTTGTGCAGAGTGAGTGGTGTCACTATGAGCTGTACTTTGCCCATCACAAGTTATTCAGTGAGAATTCCAACAGTTTAATCCTCATTTTACTGGAGCCAATCCCTCCGTACCTTATCCCTGCCAGGTATCACAAGCTGAAAGCTCTCATGGCAAAGCGCACCTACATGGAGTGGCCGAAGGAGAGGAGCAAGCGTGCCCTATTCTGGGCTAATCTCAGGGCAGCCATTAACATTAACCTGCCAAAAGCTGATGAAAACTTGTCTGAGGAAACAGATTAA
- the FAM114A1 gene encoding protein NOXP20, with product MSEDLSDGTPSEEKPEVMEMPSNEVLPQESVPRLVEAEILHESSQDQHEQVTQNVSNRKEGDIVINESPLTEKLIESLPSSLPSSEETAEHMPTECIETVSLDAEPELEETLQEQSNPAADSSSKASRWGAWGTWGKSLLSSASATVGHGITAVKEKAGTTLRIHSGSSASLETAEPPAAETPVTQAEDSLAQSSSENIPSSPSSGSRGMLSAITSAVQNTGKSVLSGGLDALEFIGKTTMNVLAESDPGFKRTKTLMARTVSLSQLLREAKEKEKQRRAQQVTVERTAHYGLLFDEFQGLSHLEALEILSNESEAQIQSHLATLDGEQLETMKNDLIAIKEVFVPKELDDEVVQVQKADTGEEFVSMLTELLFELHVAATPDKLNKARKKAHEWLEEASLSTPVDIEEELNEKPEEPGEEKTQKDNKIESDRTEVDKSKTVEEIYMLSIESLAEVTARCIEQLHKVAELILHGQEVEKTAQDQAKVLTNLTSAMCNEVSSLSKKFSDSVTAAGSNMKAEVLNPIINSVLLEGCNSTTYIQDAFQLLLPVLQISHIQNSCSKAQELSA from the exons atgtcTGAAGATCTATCTGATGGCACCCCATCTGAAGAAAAACCTGAAGTAATGGAAATGCCCAGCAATGAGGTATTGCCTCAAGAATCAGTACCACGCCTTGTAGAAGCTGAGATCTTGCATGAGTCTTCACAAGATCAACATGAACAGGTCACTCAGAATGTTAGTAATAGAAAGGAAGGAGACATAGTCATTAATGAAAGCCCTTTGACTGAAAAGCTCATTGAAAGCCTGCCTTCCAGCCTGCCTTCCAGTGAAGAGACAGCTGAACACATGCCCACCGAGTGCATTGAAACTGTAAGCCTTGATGCAGAACCTGAATTGGAAGAAACGCTGCAGGAGCAAAGCAATCCA GCTGCAGACTCCTCATCTAAAGCAAGTAGATGGGGAGCTTGGGGTACCTGGGGAAAGTCTCTCCTGTCATCAGCTTCTGCCACAGTGG GTCATGGGATAACAGCAgtaaaggaaaaagcaggaacTACCCTTAGAATTCATAGTGGAAGTTCAGCATCTCTGGAAACAgcagagcctcctgcagctgaaacaCCAGTTACTC aAGCAGAAGATTCTCTGGCCCAAAGCTCTTCTGAGAAtattccttcttctccttcatcTGGATCTCGTGGCATGCTGTCAGCTATCACTAGTGCTGTACAAAACACA GGGAAAAGTGTATTATCTGGAGGTTTAGATGCTTTGGAATTTATTGGGAAGACAACCATGAATGTCCTTGCAGAAAGCGATCCTGGATTTAAGAGAACCAAAACACTGATGGCAAGAACAGTCTCACTGTCTCAG CTGTTGAGAGAAgccaaagaaaaagagaaacagaggCGGGCCCAGCAAGTTACAGTTGAAAGAACAGCACATTATGGACTACTTTTTGATGAATTCCAAGGTTTATCTCATCTTGAAGCTCTGGAAATCCTGTCAAATGAAAGTGAAGCTCAG ATTCAGTCACATTTAGCAACACTTGATGGAGAACAATTGGAGACTATGAAAAATGATTTAATTGCTATAAAAGAGGTCTTTGTTCCAAAGGAATTAGATGATGAAGTGGTGCAGGTGCAAAAAG CAGATACAGGAGAAGAGTTTGTCAGCATGCTCACAGAACTGCTATTTGAATTGCATGTTGCTGCTACTCCTGACAAGCTAAATAAG GCTAGAAAAAAAGCTCATGAATGGCTGGAAGAAGCCAGTTTGTCCACCCCAGTAGACATAGAGGAGGAGCTAAATGAAAAACCTGAAGAACCTGGTGAAGAAAAGACTcaaaaagacaataaaattgAGAGTGATAGAACAGAAGTAGACAAAAGCAAAACTGTGGAG GAAATCTACATGCTGTCCATTGAAAGTCTGGCTGAGGTAACTGCTCGTTGTATTGAGCAGCTTCATAAAGTAGCAGAATTAATTCTACATGGGCAGGAAGTAGAAAAAACAGCTCAAGATCAAGCAAAAGTGCTGACAAA tttAACAAGTGCCATGTGCAATGAAGTTTCATCTTTATCAAAGAAGTTTTCTGATTCTGTAACAGCAGCTGGG AGCAATATGAAGGCAGAGGTTCTTAACCCCATCATCAACAGTGTTCTGTTAGAG GGCTGCAACAGTACTACTTATATTCAGGATGCTTTCCAGTTACTGCTTCCAGTTCTGCAAATTTCCCATATCCAGAACAGTTGTTCCAAAGCCCAGGAGTTGTCAGCTTGA